From the Solanum lycopersicum chromosome 10, SLM_r2.1 genome, one window contains:
- the LOC138338976 gene encoding transcription activator MSS11-like, producing the protein MTSQQQKKIIQNQEEQGQQEDRQEEQWQIQRRKQPKIQEQVISKAVWRPVTPPMQGNNSSHQHEQGNTGISILPTQNIFTNLEVQEKQERQQAGQDGIKEAASQINQPNNKNLNDQPVKNNPNNHKPPHQQAAGSNKSKRTGIDLSLPIPKAPNFLNVDAGLTDEVVGGTDGECQEIATNMQEGDTKGGNLPHAMHEGLVTDPRTDLRASAMNSQQQREQTQQHVQNSGNRKQTAKEKIEEQVEKMKDKDQRKKSVSMGTESTPKSKNKPSKQKRDAAKRRQNKQQDKDFEQVQEVREELCNKFVMVDDNQGLNILPLQVQYMTPPSSEPPDKMQQKCRVNTEPIMDEYAVINSEDEIVGDNQSLEDSDDNDETSEAPIRAFSPHNDQTLENEIQQVTNSQCLSPRGLHYDRFQLRKQDANTVTAGRPNTRLFSSRSSQ; encoded by the coding sequence AGAAGGAAACAACCAAAAATTCAGGAACAAGTCATCTCCAAAGCTGTGTGGAGACCTGTCACTCCTCCAATGCAAGGAAACAATAGCAGCCATCAACATGAGCAAGGAAATACAGGTATATCTATCCttccaactcaaaatatttttacaaaccTTGAAGTGCAGGAAAAGCAAGAAAGGCAGCAAGCTGGACAGGATGGAATCAAGGAAGCAGCAAGTCAAATAAACCAACCCAACAATAAAAACTTAAATGATCAACCTGTCAAGAATAATCCAAATAACCACAAGCCTCCTCATCAACAGGCTGCTGGTAGCAACAAAAGCAAGAGAACAGGTATTGACTTATCTCTCCCAATCCCCAAAGCCCCCAATTTTCTTAATGTTGATGCTGGTCTTACTGATGAAGTTGTTGGAGGTACGGATGGAGAGTGTCAGGAGATAGCCACTAACATGCAGGAAGGGGATACCAAAGGGGGGAATTTGCCTCATGCTATGCATGAGGGGTTGGTTACTGACCCTAGGACAGACCTTAGAGCCTCTGCTATGAACAGTCAGCAACAAAGAGAACAAACTCAGCAGCATGTGCAGAACAGTGGCAACAGAAAACAGACTgccaaagaaaaaattgaagaacaagTTGAAAAAATGAAGGACAAGGATCAAAGAAAGAAAAGTGTTTCTATGGGTACTGAAAGCACCCCCAAGAGTAAGAATAAGCCCAGTAAACAAAAAAGAGACGCTGCAAAAAGAAGGCAAAACAAACAGCAAGACAAGGATTTTGAACAAGTGCAGGAAGTAAGGGAGGAACTATGTAACAAATTTGTAATGGTTGATGATAACCAAGGTTTGAATATTCTTCCCTTACAGGTTCAGTACATGACCCCCCCCAGTTCAGAACCTCCAGATAAGATGCAACAGAAGTGTAGGGTTAATACTGAACCTATCATGGATGAATATGCTGTGATTAACtctgaagatgaaattgttggGGATAACCAATCTCTAGAAGACTCTGATGATAATGATGAGACTAGTGAGGCCCCTATTAGGGCCTTTAGTCCACATAATGATCAAACTCTAGAAAATGAAATTCAACAAGTAACCAACAGCCAATGTTTGTCTCCAAGGGGCCTTCATTATGACAGGTTCCAATTAAGGAAACAAGATGCCAATACTGTCACTGCAGGCAGACCGAACACCAGACTCTTCTCCTCCAGATCATCCCAATGA
- the LOC138338974 gene encoding uncharacterized protein, producing the protein MDNAISNCNSKIWVFWNSDIDCNILDEDEQQITCDMKHNELQFKFTYTFIYAKCKEYLRRPLWEKLIHQAYINVNPWCAVGDYNVISDVEEKLGGLPYNMRKSMDFIATIEACGLVDIGFSGHKYTWSNKRGITNRIWKRLDRALVDDLWLERMPQTTITHLSTTGSDHCPLLMEMVSNESEHIKYFRFLNCWVDNPNFLHTVKECWDRTVEGNPMWRFHQKMKRLSNTLSVWSRKEFGDIFQKVRMYEEQVHDVEEKYIQNQSESNRSTLHELNAQYLKFLKLEDTILKQKTQLQWFKDGDSNSKYFHSIIRGRRRKLFIHKIVTENGEWLQGENHIAQEACEHFNTIFTGENIYIDDHNLECIPKMVDQDQNNHLTRLPDMDELKEVVFSMNPNSAAGPDGFVKGRSIAENIMLAQEIIHHLKKPNIGSNVIIKLDMAKAYDRVSWSYICLVLRKMGFNEGFIDMCWRIMANNWYSIIINGKRHGFFQSTRGLKQGDPLSPALFILGAEVLSRSLNRLHNHPDYQGFTMEKRGPQVNHLSFADDIILFTSGRCKTLELLMDTLKKYENISGQLINGDKSHFLIHPNAFNSTRDRIKRLTGFKQKQGPITYLGCPLFVGRPRNAYFSNLINKVISRITGWQTKQLSFGGKAVLSKHVLQALPIHLLTANNRRKYHWSSWKNLSYPYEEGGIGMRNLHDICKSFQFKQWWTFRTKHTLWGDFLKAKYCQRSNPVSKKWDTGESIAWKHMFATRQQGEQYIQWQLNSGNCSFWWDNWLNTGSLAQHTNRNIRFNNSKVADFWENGNWNWRKLEEQAPTTHLTNIMATTIPSQQQNPDQAVWRLDSHGKFSCHSAWEEIRSKKPKNRFFNLLWHNSIPFKSSFLLWRAIKRKLPTNEKLTNIGIEPSHCFCCIDRAGMDSIEHIFNSGQFASRVWSFFAASAGLEIEQPSIQARLRQWWAVRPRNSGHQLMLQATPIFVCWNLWKNRCACKYGGKATNISRVKYAIYKDTFKMLKNSFPHIQWPANWTALIQKIENCKHDIKVHKVGWNKPPEDWVKINTDGSALNNPGKIGAGGIIRDKDGKLLMAFAVPLGEGSNNKAEVEATLFGLQWATELGHTNIIMELDSQIVVQWIAKKTVHHWSVTNQLERIQQLIQQTQQFKCDHIFREANWVADSLSKHSHGTSSLQLYFNSNQMPKEAQAYYQMDLLNMPSFQRKKTKKIFDPP; encoded by the exons ATGGATAATGCTATTAGTAATTGTAATAGTAAAATTTGGGTTTTTTGGAATAGTGATATTGATTGTAATATTCTTGATGAAGATGAACAACAAATCACTTGTGACATGAAACACAATGAGTTACAATTCAAATTTACTTATACCTTTATCTATGCAAAATGCAAAGAATACCTAAGGAGACCTTtatgggagaaattaatccatcaGGCCTATATAAATGTCAATCCTTGGTGTGCAGTGGGGGACTACAATGTTATTTCTGATGTGGAAGAAAAACTAGGAGGTCTGCCCTATAATATGAGGAAGAGTATGGACTTCATTGCTACCATTGAAGCTTGTGGTTTGGTTGACATAGGCTTTAGTGGTCACAAGTatacttggtctaataaaaggGGTATTACCAATAGAATTTGGAAGAGACTTGATAGAGCTTTGGTTGATGATCTATGGTTAGAGAGAATGCCTCAAACAACCATCACTCATTTATCAACTACTGGTTCAGACCACTGTCCCTTACTGATGGAAATGGTATCCAATGAATCTGAGCACATCAAATATTTTAGATTTCTTAACTGTTGGGTTGACAATCCTAATTTTTTACATACTGTTAAGGAATGTTGGGATAGAACTGTGGAAGGTAATCCAATGTGGAGGTTCCATCAAAAAATGAAGAGACTATCTAACACCCTTAGTGTGTGGTCTAGAAAGGAATTTGGGGATATATTTCAGAAGGTTAGAATGTATGAGGAACAAGTGCATGATGTGGAAGAAAAATACATCCAAAACCAATCTGAATCAAATAGGAGTACCCTCCATGAACTTAATGCTCAATATCTAAAATTCCTCAAACTTGAAGATACCATATTGAAACAGAAAACCCAGCTACAATGGTTCAAAGATGGGGACTCTAATTCCAAATATTTCCATTCCATTATAAGGGGAAGGAGGAGGAAACTGTTTATTCACAAGATAGTTACTGAAAATGGAGAATGGTTACAAGGCGAGAATCATATTGCTCAAGAAGCTTGTGAACACTTCAACACCATATTCACTGGAGAAAATATATACATTGATGACCATAATCTGGAGTGTATCCCTAAAATGGTTGATCAAGACCAGAATAACCATCTTACAAGACTTCCAGATATGGATGAACTTAAAGAAGTAGTTTTCTCCATGAATCCCAACTCAGCTGCTGGTCCTGATG GTTTTGTGAAAGGGAGAAGCATTGCAGAAAACATCATGCTTGCTCAGGAAATCATCCACCATCTCAAGAAACCCAACATTGGGAGTAATGTAATTATCAAGCTAGATATGGCAAAAGCTTATGACAGGGTCTCTTGGTCCTACATTTGCCTAGTGCTAAGAAAGATGGGGTTTAATGAAGGTTTCATTGACATGTGTTGGAGAATTATGGCAAACAACTGGTATTCGATCATTATCAATGGCAAAAGGCATGGCTTCTTTCAATCTACTAGAGGTCTTAAACAAGGTGATCCCTTATCTCCggccctatttattttaggtgccgAAGTGCTATCGAGATCTCTCAATAGACTCCACAACCATCCGGATTATCAGGGATTTACAATGGAAAAAAGAGGTCCACAAGTGAATCACCTAAGTTTTGCGGATGACATTATCCTATTTACATCTGGAAGGTGCAAAACTCTGGAACTTCTCATGGACactctaaaaaaatatgagaacATCTCAGGACAGCTTATCAATGGAGATAAAAGTCACTTCTTAATTCACCCAAATGCTTTTAATAGCACTAGGGATAGAATTAAGAGGTTAACTGGTTTCAAGCAAAAACAGGGGCCTATCACTTACCTAGGTTGCCCTTTATTTGTCGGCAGACCTAGGAATGCTTATTTCTCTAATCTCATTAACAAGGTGATTTCTAGAATAACAGGTTGGCAAACTAAGCAACTCAGTTTTGGTGGGAAGGCTGTGTTATCAAAACATGTCCTTCAAGCACTTCCTATACATCTTCTAACTGCT AACAATAGGAGAAAATATCACTGGTCATCTTGGAAGAATCTTAGTTATCCATATGAGGAAGGGGGAATTGGAATGAGAAATCTACATGACATTTGTAAATCTTTCCAATTCAAGCAATGGTGGACATTCCGAACCAAGCATACTTTGTGGGGAGATTTTCTGAAAGCTAAGTATTGCCAAAGATCTAACCCGGTAAGTAAAAAATGGGATACAGGTGAATCCATAGCTTGGAAACACATGTTTGCTACAAGACAGCAGGGGGAACAGTACATACAATGGCAACTCAACTCAGGAAATTGTTCTTTTTGGTGGGACAATTGGTTGAACACAGGGTCACTGGCTCAACATACCAACAGAAACATCAGATTCAACAATAGCAAAGTGGCTGATTTTTGGGAAAATGGCAATTGGAACTGGAGGAAATTGGAAGAACAGGCTCCAACAACTCATTTAACCAATATCATGGCCACAACAATTCCCTCACAGCAGCAAAATCCAGACCAGGCTGTTTGGAGATTGGATAGCCACGGCAAATTCAGCTGTCATTCAGCATGGGAGGAGATAAGAAGCAAAAAGCCTAAGAACAGATTCTTCAATCTCTTATGGCATAACTCTATTCCTTTTAAATCATCTTTTCTCTTATGGAGGGCCATAAAACGTAAACTCCCAACTAATGAAAAATTGACTAACATTGGCATTGAGCCATCACATTGTTTTTGTTGCATTGACAGAGCAGGGATGGATAGCATTGAACATATATTCAATTCAGGTCAGTTCGCAAGTAGAGTATGGAGCTTCTTTGCAGCAAGTGCAGGGCTGGAAATAGAACAACCATCAATACAGGCGAGGCTGAGGCAGTGGTGGGCTGTAAGACCACGAAATTCAGGCCATCAGTTAATGTTGCAGGCTACTCCAATCTTCGTTTGCTGGAACTTATGGAAGAACAGATGCGCATGCAAATATGGAGGCAAAGCAACAAACATCAGTAGAGTTAAATACGCAATCTACAAGGACACCTTCAAGATGCTGAAAAATTCTTTCCCACACATTCAGTGGCCTGCAAATTGGACAGCTCTCATTCAAAAGATTGAAAACTGCAAACATGACATCAAAGTACACAAGGTAGGCTGGAATAAACCTCCGGAAGATTGGGTCAAGATAAACACAGACGGAAGCGCTCTCAATAACCCAGGGAAGATAGGAGCTGGAGGTATTATCAGAGACAAAGATGGCAAACTTCTGATGGCGTTTGCAGTACCACTCGGCGAGGGTTCGAACAACAAGGCTGAAGTGGAGGCGACACTGTTTGGACTGCAATGGGCAACAGAATTGGGACATACAAACATTATTATGGAATTAGACTCTCAAATAGTAGTGCAATGGATAGCAAAGAAAACAGTCCATCACTGGAGTGTTACAAATCAGTTAGAGAGGATCCAACAACTCATTCAGCAGACTCAGCAGTTCAAGTGTGATCATATATTTCGAGAAGCAAATTGGGTAGCAGATTCACTCTCCAAACATAGCCATGGTACATCAAGTCTTCAACTATACTTCAACAGCAATCAAATGCCCAAGGAAGCTCAGGCCTACTACCAGATGGACCTTTTGAATATGCCtagttttcaaagaaaaaagacTAAGAAGATTTTTGACCCCccttaa
- the LOC138338975 gene encoding transcription activator MSS11-like, translated as MTIEGQAMRIQAWTPDFTPEEETPIVPIWVSIPGLPWHCYNKVFLSTILESIGKVLFLDSPTSQRTRGSTTRVKVQVDLTKDRPSHVWLGFKDANPNKGRWLKVDYESIPSYCFYCRHQGHRDEECTIKRRDDETRKKKELEEVKNSKETGAGKSHEQGKSTREENSKGSNQQPKSQQGGTGQASDMNQTKDQIINQQQRNSTQWQTEQRQQGESNEDQWQTQKKKHQKQQEHVNSKAVWRPVTPPMQASNGNSQQEQKTSGINVLPTQNFFSHLEMQETQDIQQTGRQIPKETIANSINQNANLQKIEKNSKKIPGIDLSLPSPKTPILINVKTGHTVEVCGGMDGGSKEIPINLQEGVTKGGSLPHVMHEGLDDHRIDYRDPKDTNNSVKQQVQPLQQQLHNRDSSKQFTKEKTVQQQSQKKDETDLEEKSGNMTAENTSKSRNKPSKQKRDAEKRRQSKQQDKVNENVKEMGEETCNKFVMVDDNHGLDIPPLQIQYMTPSTAEQQYKQRNKNQEVQQPMEDEYAVINSEDEMMEDEHLLDDSDDNDETSEALIRAFSPSKDQTIEKEKQQVTQNQCLSPRSFQQDKFHFTKQDAKSVTSGRPNTRLFSSKSSQ; from the coding sequence ATGACCATTGAGGGTCAGGCTATGAGAATACAAGCCTGGACCCCAGATTTTACACCTGAAGAAGAAACACCTATTGTGCCTATATGGGTATCTATACCAGGTTTGCCTTGGCACTGTTACAACAAGGTATTCCTATCGACCATCTTAGAAAGTATAGGGAAAGTGTTGTTCTTAGACTCACCTACTTCACAAAGAACTAGGGGTAGCACCACTAGAGTGAAAGTCCAAGTAGATCTCACCAAGGATAGACCTTCCCATGTCTGGTTGGGTTTTAAGGATGCTAATCCCAACAAAGGAAGGTGGTTGAAAGTGGATTATGAAAGCATCCCTAGCTATTGTTTCTATTGTAGACATCAAGGGCATAGGGATGAAGAGTGTACTATTAAAAGAAGGGATGATGaaacaaggaaaaaaaaggagTTGGAAGAAGTCAAAAACAGTAAAGAAACAGGTGCAGGGAAAAGTCATGAGCAAGGAAAAAGCACAAGAGAGGAAAATTCAAAGGGTTCCAATCAACAACCAAAAAGCCAACAAGGAGGAACAGGGCAAGCAAGTGACATGAATCAAACAAAGGATCAAATAATCAACCAACAACAAAGGAATTCTACTCAATGGCAGACTGAACAGAGGCAACAAGGAGAGTCAAATGAGGACCAATGgcaaacacaaaagaaaaaacatcaaaaacagCAAGAACATGTCAACTCCAAAGCTGTATGGAGACCAGTCACTCCACCAATGCAAGCATCCAATGGCAACAGTCAACAAGAACAAAAAACTTCAGGTATAAATGTTCTCCCAACTCAAAATTTTTTCTCACATCTTGAAATGCAAGAAACCCAGGACATTCAACAAACAGGGAGGCAGATACCAAAGGAAACAATTGCAAACAGTATAAACCAAAATGCCAATCTacaaaagattgaaaaaaatagCAAGAAGATCCCAGGTATTGACTTATCTCTCCCAAGTCCCAAAACCCCCATTTTGATTAATGTTAAGACTGGTCATACTGTGGAAGTTTGTGGAGGTATGGATGGGGGGAGCAAGGAGATACCCATTAACTTGCAGGAAGGGGTTACCAAAGGGGGGAGTTTGCCTCATGTTATGCATGAGGGGTTGGATGACCATAGGATTGACTATAGAGACCCTAAGGATACCAATAATTCTGTCAAACAACAGGTTCAACCTCTTCAGCAACAACTTCACAATAGAGACAGCTCCAAACAGTTTACTAAGGAAAAAACAGTGCAACAACAAAGCCAGAAAAAAGATGAAACTGATCTGGAGGAAAAAAGTGGTAATATGACTGCTGAAAACACTTCTAAGAGTAGAAACAAGCCTAGCAAACAGAAAAGGGATGCTGAAAAAAGAAGGCAAAGTAAACAGCAAGACAAGGTTAATGAAAATGTCAAAGAGATGGGGGAGGAAACATGTAATAAATTTGTAATGGTGGATGACAATCATGGATTAGATATCCCTCCACTACAAATTCAATACATGACTCCAAGCACAGCAGAACAGCAATATAAACAGAGGAATAAAAATCAGGAAGTACAGCAGCCTATGGAGGATGAATATGCTGTGATTAACTCTGAAGATGAGATGATGGAGGATGAACACCTCTTAGATGACAgtgatgataatgatgagaCTAGTGAGGCCCTTATTAGGGCCTTCAGTCCATCTAAGGATCAGACAATAGAAAAGGAGAAACAACAGGTTACTCAGAACCAGTGTCTATCCCCAAGGAGCTTTCAACAGGATAAATTCCACTTCACCAAACAAGATGCCAAATCTGTCACTTCTGGCAGACCTAATACTAGGTTGTTCTCATCCAAATCTTCCCAATGA